The nucleotide window ggtgttcggctgccggggatCTTTATCCTCGTActcactttgtgatcccttttctttgttttcggcatttaacttgacagcctgcttgaagacccaaaaATCCCggttggtatgattggcttgcttattcggggtgccgtgaatttggcacagacggtcgagtatgcggtctaTGCTAGAAGGTCCTTCGTTGTTTCTTTTGTAGGGTTTCTTCCattggccggacttggagccactgaatccggcattgactatgGTGTCCTCGGTGTTGTCGCCATTGCTTCTGCGTTTGTGTCTATTGCGCCGGAGCTGTTCTTGGCCTCTATAGGGCCTGCCTCGCTGGTTGTGTTTTTGCTacaagccagccagctgtcctcgcctgcgcaaaagcggatcaagagtgccgtaagggctgccattTGCTTTGGCTTTTCTTGTCCGAGATGGCATGCTAGCCATTCGTCAAGGAtgttgtgtttgaaggctgctagggcctcggcgtccggacagtcgacgattgggttctttttggttaggaacctagtccagaattttctggccgATTCTCCGGGGTATTGAACTATGTTGCTTTGGTCATCGGCATCTGggccggacataagttccttggaagttgtcgaggaaagcctcttccaagtcctcccagctgccgattgagttctcaggcaggctatttaaccagtgccgagctggtcctttgcattttaatgggaggtatttgatggcgtggaggtcatctcctcgggccatgtggatgtgcagaatgaaatcctcgatccatacttcAGGATcggttgtgccgtcgtatgattcgatattgacGTGCTTGAACCCCTTAGGGAATTCATGATCTagtacttcatctgtgaagcagagcgggtgtgcgccgcctctatatcgggccgcatcGTGGCGGAGCTCTGAAGGAGTCTGTCTGCGGCATTCGGCTCCAGCGTGGTTAGGTTTTTCACGTCCGAATAAGTAGCCGTCGTCGCGCCTCGAGGCACGTcgtcgtgatccatagatcgatcttgtgtgtcctgctctactaTCCAGGGTCCGTCAGAGGTCGTACGTATGACTCCGGACTCTTCTGTCCCTATTTTGATGGGGTGGTGGGGCGGTCtgttgttcggcctgagttgccgctttatctcgaccacgaggtggccgttcTGCCTCCCTATCCCGACCATGTGGTGGTCGATCCGCATTACGTGAGGGAGATATATGCTTCGGCGCTTCCTCATCGAATTAAGGTAGCAGTCTGCGTTTCGGGTAGCTCTTCGTTGGGCGGTTGAGGCCGTATTCCTCAGCtgtcaggacatcagtccatctgtcgatgagcaggtcttgttcagcttgaagatgctgttgtttctttttcaggctccttgtagtggctatGAGCTAaagcttgaagcgctcctgctcgagaggatcctcaggcacgatgaagtcttcgttgcCAAGGCTTGTCTCCTCCTCGGAGGGCGGACGGTACCTATCATCCTCCGGGTCATCTTCTATGGCCTATTCGTCTGGGTTGTCTTGCCTGCTGTCATGTTCTgataaaccacaagtataggggatcgcaactgttttcgagggtagagtattcaacccaaatttattgatttgacacaaggcaagccaaagaatattctcaagtattagcagctgagttgtcaattcaaccacacctggaaacttagtatctgtagtaaagtatttagtagcaaagtaatatgatagtagtggtaatggtagtaGAAGTtaatagtagtagaagtaatgtttttggtattttgtagtgatgatagcaatagcaacagaaaagtaaataagtgaagaacaatatatggaaagctcataggcaatggatcagtgatggagaattatgccggatgcggttcatcatgtaacagtcataacctatggtgacacagaactagctccagttcatcaaggtaatgtaggcatgtattccgaatatagtcatacgtgcttacaGAAAAGAACTTGCACGagatcttttgtcctaccctcccatggcagcggggtccttacggaaactaaggtatattaaggcctccttctaatagagtaccggaacaaagcattaacacatagtgaatacatgaactcctcaaactacgatcatcaccagtaagtatcccgattattgtcacttcggggttaacggatcataacacataataggtgactacaTACTTGCAAcatacactagtgcagaaccgggcaatagcaccggttggtaaggccctttagtgccggtttaggaaccgacacgaaagtgtgggcactaaaggcccccccccctttagtaccggttcagcacgaaccggtgctaaagggaaaccacgtggcacgagccagctccgggggccgggagccctttggtaccggttggtaacaccaaacggtactaaatggttgtgggtttttgttttattttgtatttttcaattaaatttgtgttatcaatttaatttaggattgtttcatgttataatgagttgtagtcgtcatcatcatcatcatcatcgcatattaataaataaataaactctagctagctaaaaatcatagtcgtctaattaccactatttaatcatcatagtcattaccgctagctatctaatcattatcaacgctggctagcttaaagaggaaacattcactttgtaacagaagcaaagatatcatcaagttcaacataatcatcaccaacatcgaagttcaggacatggacatgagacaagtactaattaagagcatgaactagtagctagtgatcctgctgctccctctcaggtagaatagcatagaacatgtatagctctcctgattcatcatactagagcatgcagatgaatctgtctcctaatcttgggttgcgcttctccttgttgccccctagtacttctctgcgatcgttaacaattttgctccaatgtttcactattaagcattcttcgctttcagaaatcctgaatgcactcatgtgcaatgtaggaaatcttggccgtaagctaaccattgacatgcgaccttttgtctcgatccactgaggcacaactgtcatcggaagtccgtgttgaagaacatcgtatagtaattaatatactaagcaatgaaagtttagcttcaaaaataatgtatgcaaaagatgcactaattaaggacaaatatttaaaatcttaccatctttcgattatagatgtgaccgtagttcaatacgatcaccattggtcgtacgttttgagtactaacatttctaagttcaggaaaaaaatttgtcttgacagtattaagatcctcaagccatgaaacataatgacttatctcctcgcagtttagttgagccccggggcagtagtaggtcctgtctaccaagtgccagacatgtttgcttgaaccaaaataagctgacaatacaaattagttgtcaactatttttgaataaactgtatcaaagacataaacatatgcatgcatggttgagaaaaactcaccaaatggtagaactggaggcatttgcacatcgacccagatgtctatattaccttcaatatcatcttccggacgaatatcaaaggtgataaccatatcaggctcaaatgcataagccttgcatagtgcttgccaagttttgcattcaaaatgggtgtatgtgtctccattatataatttgaggttgaaagtatacccatgctccgtcttcaagtaaactctctttacctccatatcatctatagcactaaaacctatcttatcccaGACAAAAATTCTTtcatggcaggggatgcgctagtagaatagtgaaaatttaaaattataagttgaaacaaatgaagcataagttttgcattcaaataataattgacaaagtgacttactgtatcaacttcgaatgtctcatccagcttgatgctgaagcgcctaccatcaacaaggaaatttttgtcgcacaggccgcgctggtcttcacagtgttcgcacataatgaaatctttttcgtcattagatgacatttcctatgttcgtataggtgaaacattaaacacctatatctagccaaatatatattcatctaacatttgacattaatatatctaactatattcatctctaacaattgacattacaatatatttaacttttctatctaattcatctaacatttaacattaatctaacatttatataaactcaaaatatataaaaaattaaataaacagaaaaactcattaataaataatattttaattagatcatcaaatctcagatacctaaattttcttactaaaaataaactagttgtattaattattgaactagttcaaatctcatatacctaaataaactagttcgacaattttctaACTAAAAATAAActgttatattaattattcaactatagttctaatctctagttcgacaatttttctatctagctagctaattcatctaacattcgacattaatctaacattcgatcatttaattaacttttctaaaaaatagaaaataagtaaaaaaaatgtgtgtgtgtgtatgtgtgtgtatatatacgtatattatgtgtgtacgtatgtgtgtgtgtatgcgtgtgtggtatgtgtgtgtgtgtgcggccccgtacgccgccgccccatacgtacgagcgggggcagcggcgtacggggcgggggcggcggcgtacggggcgggggcgccggcgtacggGCCGGCCGGCCGGGTGCACGCTCACCggccggcgaggcgagaggcgacggggggcgcgcggcgacggggacggcgacgggcgcggcgacgacggggcggcgacgacggggacggggacgtacgggccggggcggcgacgacgacggggacggTGACGAAGCGGCCGGGACGGGCCAggacggggcggcggtgacgacggggacgatGGGGACGGGACGACGGggtggcgacgacggggacggggcggcgacgggggcggcgacgggccggggcggcgacgagggatatggagacggcgggggcggcgggcgacggtccataggagaagaagcagatggagagatgagaaactgatgaaattttgaagtgttttcttatatagaacccacctttagtacccgttggagccaccaaccggtactaaatgtctGTTTTGGCTAgcccaagcggcgggaagcgaccccctttagtaccggttggtggtccaaccggtactaaaggccccccctttagtaccagttggtgccatgacccggtactaaagggtgtgcgctgccaggcgagggcacaaaagtttagtcccacctcgctagccgaggggcactcgcacctgcttataagctccgccgtcgctgctgtctcgagctcctctcttaagtaggccttctgggcctactgggctagcgggcctacatcctggcccaacttgaatttgggtttctagtcgtatgcaggccgctgtggcccagtaggtgggcttttttttgctttatttatttttgtgaataacttaactttgaaaatagatttttcagtgattcttttttcttatgtttaatattagtgtgttttatcattatattcaatttggtaatgcttaggttatttaaaaaatgaaatgcctttgtaacggatgagttttcgtccaaaaccctgatactcggaaagagtttgtccagtttgtacacgaagtgcgtccagtttttgccgtgaccctctctactctttcgcgcatgctatgcgggtgatatgatgataccatgccaagtttcaacattttcaggattcattttgtagtgattttcaatttcacggtcatttagctctctaaacaattaggtaaatgaccgaaaaacaataaatgatgtcagaacatgttggaaattgatgacgtcgctttaaatgctgcatactgaacacaaaagaagtccggagttcaaataagtttaaaaaacattgaagtgaccatgtaacagatgagttctcgtccgaaaccctgatactcggaaagagtttgtccagtttgtacacgaagtgcgtccagtttttgccgtgaccgtctctactctttcgcgcatgctatgcgggtgatatgatgataccatgccaagtttcaacattttcaggattcattttgtagtgattttcaatttcacggtcatttagctctctaaacaattaggtaaatgaccgaaaaacaacaaatgatgtcagaacatgttggaaattgatgatgtcgctttaaatgctgcatactgaacacaaaagaagttcggagttcaaataagtttaaaaaacattgaagtggccatgtaacagatgagttctcgtccgaaaccctgatactcggaaagagtttgtccagtttgtacacgaagtgcgtccagtttttgccgtgaccctctctactctttcgcgcatgctatgcgggtgatatgatNNNNNNNNNNNNNNNNNNNNNNNNNNNNNNNNNNNNNNNNNNNNNNNNNNNNNNNNNNNNNNNNNNNNNNNNNNNNNNNNNNNNNNNNNNNNNNNNNNNNNNNNNNNNNNNNNNNNNNNNNNNNNNNNNNNNNNNNNNNNNNNNNNNNNNNNNNNNNNNNNNNNNNNNNNNNNNNNNNNNNNNNNNNNNNNNNNNNNNNNNNNNNNNNNNNNNNNNNNNNNNNNNNNNNNNNNNNNNNNNNNNNNNNNNNNNNNNNNNNNNNNNNNNNNNNNNNNNNNNNNNNNNNNNNNNNNNNNNNNNNNNNNNNNNNNNNNNNNNNNNNNNNNNNNNNNNNNNNNNNNNNNNNNNNNNNNNNNNNNNNNNNNNNNNNNNNNNNNNNNNNNNNNNNNNNNNNNNNNNNNNNNNNNNNNNNNNNNNNNNNNNNNNNNNNNNNNNNNNNNNNNNNNNNNNNNNNNNNNNNNNNNNNNNNNNNNNNNNNNNNNNNNNNNNNNNNNNNNNNNNNNNNNNNNNNNNNNNNNNNNNNNNNNNNNNNNNNNNNNNNNNNNNNNNNNNNNNNNNNNNNNNNNNNNNNNNNNNNNNNNNNNNNNNNNNNNNNNNNNNNNNNNNNNNNNNNNNNNNNNNNNNNNNNNNNNNNNNNNNNNNNNNNNNNNNNNNNNNNNNNNNNNNNNNNNNNNNNNNNNNNNNNNNNNNNNNNNNNNNNNNNNNNNNNNNNNNNNNNNNNNNNNNNNNNNNNNNNNNNNNNNNNNNNNNNNNNNNNNNNNNNNNNNNNNNNNNNNNNNNNNNNNNNNNNNNNNNNNNNNNNNNNNNNNNNNNNNNNNNNNNNNNNNNNNNNNNNNNNNNNNNNNNNNNNNNNNNNNNNNNNNNNNNNNNNNNNNNNNNNNNNNNNNNNNNNNNNNNNNNNNNNNNNNNNNNNNNNNNNNNNNNNNNNNNNNNNNNNNNNNNNNNNNNNNNNNNNNNNNNNNNNNNNNNNNNNNNNNNNNNNNNNNNNNNNNNNNNNNNNGTATAATACCAGAATCTCCAAACGACCAATCACGATTTCACGAACACGAGGCATATGACGCAAATCTAGCTCTCGGAGCAGAGGCAAGTGCTTGGGTTCTGGAATTGTGCACCATTTTTTGCAGTTATCCAGATGGAGTGACCGCAATGAGGTGAGATGAATATTGTTGCTGAGCCATGACGGTGAAGGATATCTGTATGCTTCGATTTTAAGATTTACAAGGCCAGCATGTGGCTGGAGATCCTCGAGGATAGAACAGTTACTTGAAAAACCAACGTTTTGCCCATTCACACCACTCCATGATAGGTGCAGAGTAGTGAGGTGGACCTTGTCACATATCCTTGCTTCCGCAGCCTCCTCTTGGCTTCCTACATCTTTAAGATTGCAAATTCTAATTGATTCTCTGAGTTGATTCAATCTTTTGAGTTGTATTATGCTGAACTCACTTGCCTTTCGAACACAAAATGTCTTGAGCTCTTGAAGGGAAACCATCTTCCCAACACCGGCTATTTTTGCATGCAACTCATCTCTGGCAATAAAATGGCGCAACTTACCAAGCTTGTTCATGCCTCTCGGTAAAACTGTGCTATCTCCCCAGTTCTTCATTATATCCAGGACTTGCAGATGAGATAGGCTACATATTGCCTCTGGCAGTTCTAACCTGGGTCCCTTATAAAAGCAGCTCAACTCCAGATAGTGAAGATTGACAAATGCTGAGATGTTTACTATCACTAAATCTAAATCAAAGACTGCCATCTCCAATGTCAACACACGAACCGAGTTCACCTCACTGAATTCTTGACGAATTGTGTTTCCAATAGCCAAGTCAAGCGGTCCAAATAGCATAAATGTGCTTAATTTACTTTGTTTCAATTTGCCGAATGAATTGGCAAACTCTTGCACAAAAGGCTCATTAAGAAGCACCGTTCCATCTACTTGAGACGTGTACTCCCTTGCTGTGATTACACTGACATGACGAACAAGCCAGGGTGCTTCTTTATGCTCACTGTTCTCTATAGTGTACGTGTCGTCCGACGAAACTTTCTGTGCCAAATCATGAATGAGATCATGCATGATGTGTAAGTCTCCAAATTCAAATTCCTTTTGGAAAAATCCCCACTCGACTAGATCATGGAAGAACTGACCTCCAACTTCCTCCAGCCGTACATCAGTGGAAGATACCAAATCCTGGGCTATCCAAATATTGACCAGACGTTTTTTCTCATACCTATGATACTTGGGGAACAAAGAACAGTACGAGAAGCACTGCTGGAGGTGCTCTGGCAAATATTTGTAGCTGATCATCAAGGCCGGCATGATATCATAGTCATCAGTTCTGTGCTTCCATTCATTATTATCCAGAATAGTTTCCCAGAAATCAGGATTATGATCCCTTCTCAATACTTTGCCCAGACTTTTTGCTGCTAAAGGATTGCCTTTTAATTTGACAAGTATCTCCTTCCCAATTTTCTGCAGTTTTGGAGGTACTTTGTAGTTCTCATTTCCAAAAACGCATTCCGTAAACAAATGCCAAAAGTCATCTGGATCTAAACCCTCCAGATTAATTTTAGCATTCGCTCTCATGAATTTCTCAACAGAAGGCTTCCGAGTTGTGACAAGTATCTTGTTTCCCTTGACTCCATTGGACTGTAGTGGAGTTAACAGATCATCCCATTTTTCCTTTTGGCTGTCTTCCCAGATGTCATCCAGAATAAGAAGCACCCTTTTTGACTTCACTTCAGATTCCAGAGTCCTCTGGAGGTCCTTCAAACTCTTGATGTCTTCATGCTTGTTCCCAGTCAAGGACTCCAACATTTTGCGTATAATCTTAGCTTGGTCAAAGTGAGCAGACACATAAACCCACAGTCGTACAGGAAAATGCTTTGAGACAGCCGAATCATTGAATACCACATTGGCCAGAGTAGTCTTCCCAACACCTCCATAACCGATGATACAAAGGATGGAGAGGTCTTGCCCAGCAGA belongs to Triticum urartu cultivar G1812 chromosome 7, Tu2.1, whole genome shotgun sequence and includes:
- the LOC125525433 gene encoding disease resistance protein RGA2-like, producing MDTATLVAGGGGGRELQPRASGGSIEGEVEQLSTALGDANSVPTEAEGNGIKIVQLRRLLEEEGRDVASRADALVSELQPWSSGGGIEGKVRQLHTAQEVFKFVLAEAEGKQIENVELARSLKKFRQMASRAGDLVGELEHYRIQEELEQEGHEDDDHEKDSRVDGSQSRLILENTESAEVFQVGQDTGEDCAFCTEDSSSAALQILPYVANSTVPASNTSLEPRLGISREINEHIQACCKMAKILLEALVPAKLDDLSRIVQKNQSIGTNLRETSSFLTEPKVYGRDEDRDRIIRKLTSDESAGQDLSILCIIGYGGVGKTTLANVVFNDSAVSKHFPVRLWVYVSAHFDQAKIIRKMLESLTGNKHEDIKSLKDLQRTLESEVKSKRVLLILDDIWEDSQKEKWDDLLTPLQSNGVKGNKILVTTRKPSVEKFMRANAKINLEGLDPDDFWHLFTECVFGNENYKVPPKLQKIGKEILVKLKGNPLAAKSLGKVLRRDHNPDFWETILDNNEWKHRTDDYDIMPALMISYKYLPEHLQQCFSYCSLFPKYHRYEKKRLVNIWIAQDLVSSTDVRLEEVGGQFFHDLVEWGFFQKEFEFGDLHIMHDLIHDLAQKVSSDDTYTIENSEHKEAPWLVRHVSVITAREYTSQVDGTVLLNEPFVQEFANSFGKLKQSKLSTFMLFGPLDLAIGNTIRQEFSEVNSVRVLTLEMAVFDLDLVIVNISAFVNLHYLELSCFYKGPRLELPEAICSLSHLQVLDIMKNWGDSTVLPRGMNKLGKLRHFIARDELHAKIAGVGKMVSLQELKTFCVRKASEFSIIQLKRLNQLRESIRICNLKDVGSQEEAAEARICDKVHLTTLHLSWSGVNGQNVGFSSNCSILEDLQPHAGLVNLKIEAYRYPSPSWLSNNIHLTSLRSLHLDNCKKWCTIPEPKHLPLLRELDLRHMPRVREIVIGRLEILV